A stretch of the Papaver somniferum cultivar HN1 chromosome 6, ASM357369v1, whole genome shotgun sequence genome encodes the following:
- the LOC113287429 gene encoding 3-oxoacyl-[acyl-carrier-protein] synthase I, chloroplastic-like, with product MQTLQSAALRVSPLESLRKQSPLLNNNNNVSNKGRSKLKRSPSLVISASSKTSVNAPKREKDPKKRVVITGMGLVSVFGNDVDTYYERLLSGESGISLIDRFDASKFPTRFGGQIRGFDSQGYIDGKNDRRLDDCLRYCLVAGKKALEDAGLGGENLSKLDKERGGVLVGTGMGGLTVFSDGVQALIERGHRKITPFFIPYAITNMGSALLGIELGLMGPNYSISTACATSNYCFYAAANHIRRGEADLMIAGGTEAAIIPIGLGGFVACRALSQRNDDPQTASRPWDKERDGFVMGEGAGVLVMESLEHAMKRGAPILAEYLGGAVNCDAHHMTDPRADGLGVSTCIEKSLEDAGVSPEEVNYINAHATSTLAGDLAEVNAIKKVFKNTSSIKINATKSMIGHCLGAAGGLEAIATVKAINTGWLHPSINQFNPEPAVDFDTVANVKKQHEVNVAISNSFGFGGHNSVVVFSEFKP from the exons ATGCAGACTTTGCAATCAGCAGCTCTTCGTGTGTCACCATTAGAATCACTTCGAAAACAATCCCCGCTTctcaacaataacaacaatgtGAGTAACAAGGGTAGATCGAAACTGAAGAGAAGTCCATCTCTGGTGATATCTGCTTCTTCCAAAACGAGTGTGAATGCACCGAAAAGAGAAAAAGATCCCAAAAAGAGAGTTGTTATTACAGGAATGGGTTTAGTTTCTGTATTTGGTAATGATGTCGATACTTACTATGAACGTCTTCTTTCTGGTGAGAGTGGAATTTCACTTATTGATCGTTTTGATGCTTCCAAATTTCCAACTCGTTTTGGTGGTCAGATCCGTGGATTTGATTCTCAAGGTTATATTGATGGCAAGAATGATCGTCGTCTTGATGATTGTCTTCGTTATTGTCTCGTTGCTGGTAAAAAAGCACTTGAAGATGCTGGTCTTGGGGGTGAAAATCTCTCTaag CTAGACAAAGAGCGAGGAGGTGTGCTTGTCGGGACAGGCATGGGTGGTCTCACAGTGTTTTCAGATGGTGTTCAGGCTCTAATAGAAAGAGGCCACAGGAAAATAACGCCCTTTTTCATTCCATATGCCATAACTAATATGGGTTCTGCGTTGCTTGGGATTGAACTCGGCTTAATGGGTCCAAACTATTCCATTTCCACTGCATGTGCTACTTCCAATTATTGCTTCTATGCTGCTGCTAACCACATCCGACGAGGTGAGGCTGATTTAATGATTGCCGGTGGAACTGAAGCCGCAATCATTCCCATCGGATTAGGAGGTTTTGTTGCATGTAGAGCCCTATCACAGAGAAATGATGATCCACAAACAGCTTCAAGGCCATGGGACAAAGAACGAGATGGTTTTGTTATGGGTGAAGGCGCTGGAGTGTTG GTAATGGAGAGCTTGGAGCATGCAATGAAGCGCGGTGCACCAATTCTTGCTGAGTACTTGGGAGGTGCAGTAAACTGTGATGCTCATCATATGACTGATCCTAGGGCCGATGGACTTGGTGTTTCAACATGTATTGAAAAAAGTCTTGAAGATGCTGGTGTGTCGCCAGAGGAG GTTAACTATATAAATGCACATGCTACGTCCACACTTGCTGGAGACCTGGCTGAGGTGAATGCCATAAAGAAGGTATTCAAGAACACATCCAGTATCAAGATTAATGCAACTAAG tCTATGATTGGGCATTGCCTTGGTGCAGCAGGGGGGTTAGAAGCCATCGCCACAGTGAAAGCCATCAATACTGGATGGTTGCATCCTTCTATCAACCAATTT AACCCAGAGCCTGCAGTTGATTTCGACACTGTTGCTAATGTAAAGAAGCAGCATGAAGTGAATGTTG CCATTTCCAATTCTTTTGGTTTCGGAGGACACAACTCTGTCGTGGTCTtttcagaattcaagccttga
- the LOC113287430 gene encoding histone H3.2: MARTKQTARKSTGGKAPRKQLATKAARKSAPATGGVKKPHRFRPGTVALREIRKYQKSTELLIRKLPFQRLVREIAQDFKTDLRFQSSAVAALQEAAEAYLVGLFEDTNLCAIHAKRVTIMPKDIQLARRIRGERA; this comes from the coding sequence ATGGCTCGAACCAAGCAAACCGCTAGGAAATCAACTGGAGGAAAGGCACCAAGGAAGCAATTAGCAACCAAAGCTGCTAGGAAATCTGCACCAGCAACCGGAGGAGTCAAGAAACCCCACAGATTCAGGCCAGGAACTGTTGCTCTAAGAGAAATCAGGAAGTACCAGAAGAGTACCGAGCTTTTGATCCGTAAACTTCCATTTCAGCGTCTGGTTCGTGAAATTGCTCAGGATTTCAAGACTGATCTGAGATTCCAGAGTTCTGCAGTTGCAGCCCTTCAAGAAGCAGCTGAAGCTTACCTTGTTGGACTATTTGAAGACACTAATCTTTGTGCAATTCATGCTAAGAGGGTTACCATCATGCCTAAGGATATCCAGCTTGCTCGTAGAATCAGAGGTGAGCGTGCTTAA